A DNA window from Roseovarius sp. Pro17 contains the following coding sequences:
- a CDS encoding alpha/beta hydrolase: MARFDTSDGLSLNYSDEGAGPAILCLAGLTRNSGDFRFVMPFLAGYRVIRMDYRGRGCSDYADDITTYCVPQEAADAIALLDHLGIARATILGTSRGGLIAMLLGATQPQRLSGAILNDIGPEIAPGGLDRIMEFVGQRPNFPDYDAAADGLKAAQEPRFPRVTRDRWRIHAELIWAQRKDGLDLRYDPRLREALIGQAGAGPVPDLWDLWDELATLPLTVLHGANSDILNADILSRMQARAPDMRAVTVPDRGHVPFLDEAEALNGILTHLKDHA, translated from the coding sequence ATGGCGCGCTTTGACACATCGGACGGGCTGAGCCTGAATTACAGCGACGAGGGTGCTGGCCCTGCGATCCTCTGCCTTGCCGGGCTGACGCGCAATTCGGGCGATTTTCGCTTTGTGATGCCGTTTCTGGCCGGATACCGCGTGATCCGCATGGATTATCGCGGGCGAGGCTGCTCGGATTACGCGGATGACATCACGACCTATTGCGTCCCTCAGGAGGCGGCGGATGCAATCGCTCTGCTGGATCATCTGGGAATTGCGCGCGCCACGATCCTTGGCACCTCGCGCGGCGGGCTGATTGCGATGCTGCTAGGGGCGACGCAGCCCCAACGGCTGAGCGGCGCGATCCTCAACGATATCGGCCCCGAGATCGCCCCCGGAGGCCTGGACCGGATCATGGAGTTTGTCGGCCAGCGACCGAATTTTCCCGACTACGACGCGGCGGCCGATGGGCTGAAGGCCGCGCAGGAGCCGCGCTTTCCGCGTGTCACGCGCGACCGCTGGCGCATACATGCCGAGCTGATCTGGGCCCAGCGCAAGGATGGGCTGGACCTGCGCTATGATCCGCGCCTGCGCGAGGCGCTGATCGGTCAGGCGGGCGCTGGCCCGGTTCCTGATCTCTGGGACTTATGGGATGAACTGGCGACACTGCCGCTGACCGTGCTGCATGGCGCGAATTCCGACATCTTGAACGCGGATATCCTCAGCCGGATGCAGGCCCGCGCACCAGACATGCGCGCCGTCACGGTGCCGGATCGCGGCCATGTGCCGTTCCTCGACGAAGCCGAGGCGCTAAACGGAATCCTCACCCATCTGAAAGACCACGCATGA
- a CDS encoding haloacid dehalogenase type II, translating to MPITTCIFDAYGTLLDVAAAARIAAAEPGQEKLAECWPRIAQNWRLRQLHYTWLRTIMDDHADFWIITEDALDWALEAEGIDDTALRARLLALYRELEAYPDVAPMLRALKAAGLNTAILSNGTPDMLTAAVTSAGIGGDLDDILSVEMCGIYKPASAVYDMVGRRFACAPGEVLFVSSNGWDAAAAAAYGFTVAWVNRAGEPVERLPGKPAHVLPDLSRIPALAGV from the coding sequence ATGCCGATCACCACCTGCATCTTCGACGCCTATGGCACGTTGTTGGACGTCGCCGCAGCCGCGCGCATCGCAGCCGCTGAACCGGGGCAGGAAAAGCTGGCCGAATGCTGGCCGCGCATTGCACAGAATTGGCGGCTGCGGCAGCTGCACTACACTTGGCTGCGCACGATCATGGACGATCATGCCGATTTCTGGATCATCACCGAGGATGCGCTTGATTGGGCGCTGGAGGCCGAGGGGATCGACGATACCGCCCTGCGCGCCCGCCTTCTCGCGCTCTACCGCGAATTGGAGGCTTATCCCGACGTCGCCCCCATGCTGCGGGCATTGAAAGCGGCGGGGCTGAACACCGCGATCCTGTCGAACGGCACGCCCGACATGCTGACGGCGGCGGTGACCTCTGCCGGTATCGGCGGCGATCTGGACGATATTCTGTCGGTCGAAATGTGCGGCATCTACAAGCCCGCAAGCGCGGTCTATGACATGGTCGGTCGCCGCTTTGCCTGCGCGCCGGGCGAGGTGTTGTTCGTGTCCTCCAACGGCTGGGATGCAGCGGCGGCAGCGGCCTACGGGTTCACCGTCGCTTGGGTCAATCGCGCGGGCGAGCCGGTCGAGCGTCTGCCGGGCAAGCCCGCGCATGTCCTGCCGGACCTAAGCCGCATCCCCGCACTGGCAGGCGTCTGA
- a CDS encoding peptidylprolyl isomerase encodes MTEVKAGDTVHIHYTGTLTDGTVFDSSDGRDPLAFEVGSGQIIPGLDTAIPGMAIGEKKKVEVPADQAYGQVDPNATQQVPREGIPADIPLDPGTQLQVQTENGQVLPVTVVEVTEEHVTLDANHALAGKDLTFDIELVAIA; translated from the coding sequence ATGACCGAAGTAAAAGCGGGCGATACTGTCCATATTCACTACACCGGCACACTGACCGACGGCACTGTCTTTGACAGCAGCGATGGGCGCGATCCGCTGGCATTCGAAGTCGGCTCGGGCCAGATCATCCCCGGCCTCGACACGGCGATCCCCGGCATGGCCATCGGCGAAAAGAAGAAAGTCGAAGTGCCCGCCGATCAGGCCTATGGTCAGGTCGACCCGAATGCAACGCAGCAAGTCCCGCGCGAGGGTATCCCCGCGGATATCCCGCTGGACCCGGGCACGCAGCTACAGGTGCAGACCGAAAACGGTCAGGTGCTGCCGGTGACCGTGGTGGAAGTGACCGAAGAGCATGTCACGCTTGACGCCAACCACGCGCTTGCGGGCAAAGACCTGACGTTTGACATCGAACTGGTCGCGATCGCCTAA
- a CDS encoding NADPH:quinone reductase, with amino-acid sequence MRAALYNRFGPAADVIELGEIATPDPAPGEVRVKLQFSGVNPSDAKARSGTRPGVTKPPYPQVIPHSDGAGVIDALGDGVDQARLGQPVWIWNGAWHRAFGTAAEYICLPAAQAVAMPSGLDPQIGAVLGIPGLTAAQTVFGGGDVTGQTLLISGGAGAVGHNAVQLAKWGGARVIATCSAGGMERVRSTGADAVLDYADPDLASKITEASGGEGIDRAVEVEFGQNAPLLGEVMAPLGTIAAYGSGKDMTPTLPFGAFLFKALKIDITLIYLLPDTQRETIIARLHSALSAGALTPAIDTVYSLQDCAKAHDAVMTPGRAGAVLLRI; translated from the coding sequence ATGCGCGCCGCGTTATATAACCGCTTTGGCCCCGCCGCCGACGTGATCGAGCTGGGCGAAATCGCCACGCCTGACCCCGCCCCCGGTGAGGTCCGCGTCAAGCTGCAATTCTCGGGCGTGAATCCATCTGATGCCAAGGCACGCAGTGGCACCCGTCCCGGCGTGACCAAACCGCCCTATCCGCAGGTGATCCCCCATTCCGACGGCGCGGGCGTTATCGACGCCTTGGGCGATGGCGTGGACCAAGCCCGCCTGGGTCAGCCCGTCTGGATCTGGAACGGCGCGTGGCACCGCGCGTTCGGCACGGCGGCTGAATACATCTGCCTGCCCGCGGCGCAGGCCGTGGCGATGCCGAGTGGCCTTGACCCGCAAATCGGCGCCGTGCTGGGCATACCCGGCCTGACAGCGGCGCAAACCGTGTTTGGCGGTGGTGACGTCACCGGCCAGACCCTGCTGATCAGCGGCGGTGCGGGTGCGGTCGGCCATAACGCTGTGCAACTGGCCAAATGGGGCGGCGCGCGCGTCATCGCGACGTGCAGCGCAGGCGGAATGGAGCGGGTGCGCAGCACCGGCGCCGACGCTGTGTTGGACTACGCGGACCCGGATCTGGCCTCGAAAATCACCGAAGCCTCTGGCGGCGAAGGCATCGACCGCGCCGTCGAGGTCGAATTCGGCCAGAACGCGCCCCTTCTGGGCGAGGTCATGGCGCCCCTCGGCACGATTGCCGCCTATGGCTCGGGCAAGGATATGACGCCGACGCTGCCTTTTGGCGCGTTTTTGTTCAAGGCGCTCAAGATCGACATCACGTTGATTTACCTTCTGCCAGATACCCAGCGCGAGACGATCATCGCGCGCCTCCATTCGGCCCTGTCAGCAGGCGCGCTGACGCCTGCAATCGATACGGTTTACAGCCTGCAAGACTGCGCCAAGGCGCACGACGCAGTGATGACACCCGGGCGCGCTGGGGCTGTGCTGTTGCGGATTTAA